A genomic segment from Scomber japonicus isolate fScoJap1 chromosome 11, fScoJap1.pri, whole genome shotgun sequence encodes:
- the bard1 gene encoding BRCA1-associated RING domain protein 1 gives MDNNVPVQAMDWKNTKEAVSNFRRLLLCSKCLDIMTEPVCLGMCEHLLCRPCAGSRVGDGCVVCHSPAWVKDIQINRQLSSITQLFCGLESLLNPKEQSGSPLAEIQAQTENSVIKHKKNFKIWLSPRSRKVRCVVEKPSEVTVPDSRSSGETAAAQPDAVAAQCKDLSVFNFTSSSQDSGSDSCSQKCHTNNRNKKNTLIKKNAANRKASKQGTTRTTQKQTKKKMLEAINQQWGITDGIHALTEQEQPCAEGARRSSKRVSFLNPAVTSDEPQLEVSKGSPNELCLSSGRSNMRDSPSGGSIIVLNNQAQLCENMSNSVIQHDTLSANDPIMTADLEKQDNESPRSSKRSRVEEKVITLETTPKRPRVSPGRRRKSPGQKSPAVLNPRSLISPRREKNAITPRKEQEESPSDPAIAGRKSPSTPTSVGRPTTGSPAVMKRNHKGETPLHLAAIKGDVEAVKELLDQGADPNLKDNAGWTPLHEACNLGHLGVAEVLVSRGALLNTPGYENDSPLHDAVRNRHPAIAKLLLQLGALQNVLNLHGKRPADYAVSPEMLEIFQEASEGTRNDKTSLSPSAGLSVGNDCVRRDESIVLLTSKLSQEKQHQLVKLGQLLGGRMTDTFSGSVSHVVVPEGPMPTTYSSLLGLLAGCWIVKYSWVVACLQASKWIPETEHEAGEGPQRSRINRCSLLPPLFDGCFFFLLGTFNMPTKDELTKLLREGGGKLLSRQPKPDSDVTQTLNAAAYHALPGSDQALCTQYIIFDPQGPHKPAVVRRGKVWSAPSTWLIDCIAAFCLLPVPDPQTLI, from the exons ATGGATAATAATGTACCCGTACAGGCAATGGACTGGAAGAACACCAAGGAAGCTGTTTCAAACTTTCGACGCCTGCTGCTTTGCTCAAAATG CTTGGATATAATGACAGAACCTGTGTGTCTAGGAATGTGCGAACATTTGCTGTGCAG GCCCTGTGCTGGCTCCCGGGTAGGAGATGGCTGCGTGGTTTGTCACAGTCCTGCCTGGGTGAAAGACATTCAAATCAACAGGCAGCtcagcagcatcacacagctCTTCTGTGGTTTGGAGTCCCTGCTGAATCCCAAAGAACAGTCAG GCTCCCCTCTAGCTGAGATTCAAGCACAAACTGAGAACTCTGTCATTAAGCACAAGAAGAATTTTAAGATCTGGTTAAGCCCCCGTAGCCGAAAGGTACGTTGCGTGGTGGAGAAGCCTTCAGAGGTCACTGTACCAGACAGCAGGTCTTCTGGAGAAACAGCTGCAGCACAGCCAGATGCTGTAGCCGCTCAATGCAAGGACCTGTCAGTTTTTAATTTCACGTCATCCTCCCAAGACTCTGGCTCTGACTCTTGTTCTCAGAAATGCCACACTAACAACAGAAACAAGAAGAACACATTAATCAAGAAGAATGCTGCCAACAGGAAGGCATCAAAACAAGGAACCACCAGGACCACACAAAAACAGACCAAGAAGAAGATGCTGGAGGCCATAAACCAGCAATGGGGCATTACTGATGGTATACATGCCTTAACAGAGCAGGAACAGCCCTGTGCTGAAGGGGCAAGGAGGTCTAGTAAAAGGGTTTCCTTCCTAAACCCTGCTGTCACATCTGACGAGCCTCAGCTTGAAGTGTCAAAGGGTAGTCCTAATGAACTCTGCCTCAGCTCTGGCAGGAGCAACATGAGGGACAGTCCCTCAGGAGGCAGCATCATTGTACTCAATAACCAAGCCCAGCTTTGTGAGAACATGTCAAACAGTGTCATTCAGCATGACACGCTGTCTGCAAACGACCCCATCATGACGGCTGATCTTGAGAAACAGGACAATGAATCTCCCCGCTCCTCAAAACGATCAAGAGTGGAGGAGAAGGTCATCACCTTGGAGACTACACCAAAAAGGCCCAGGGTCTCCCCGGGTCGGAGGAGAAAATCACCTGGTCAGAAGTCTCCGGCTGTCCTTAACCCTCGATCTTTGATTAGTCCTAGGCGTGAAAAGAATGCCATCACCCCCAGAAAAGAGCAGGAAGAGAGCCCCTCTGACCCAGCTATCGCAGGTAGAAAATCTCCCTCTACTCCAACGTCAGTTGGCAGGCCCACCACAGGAAGCCCTGCAGTTATGAAAAGGAACCACAAGGGAGAGACCCCACTGCATCTAGCTGCTATAAAG GGAGATGTAGAGGCTGTCAAGGAACTACTGGACCAGGGGGCTGACCCCAACCTGAAGGATAACGCTGGGTGGACACCTCTG CATGAGGCGTGTAATCTGGGTCACCTGGGAGTTGCAGAGGTGTTGGTCTCAAGGGGAGCCCTCTTAAATACACCTGGCTATGAAAATGACTCTCCGCTTCATGATGCTGTGAGGAACAGACACCCAGCCATCGCCAAATTACTCCTGCAGCTTGGAGCCTTGCAGAACGtact TAATCTGCATGGTAAGCGGCCTGCAGATTACGCAGTGAGTCCAGAGATGCTGGAGATTTTCCAGGAAGCCTCAGAAGGAACCCGAAATGATAAAACTTCACTTAGCCCCTCAGCCGGGCTCTCTGTG GGGAACGATTGTGTGAGGAGGGATGAAAGTATCGTGCTTCTGACCAGCAAGCTGTCACAGGAAAAACAGCATCAACTGGTCAAACTGGGACAGCTACTGGGAGGGAGGATGACGGACACCTTTTCTGGCTCAG TGAGCCATGTCGTGGTGCCAGAAGGACCCATGCCCACCACCTACTCAAGCCTTCTGGGTCTCCTTGCTGGCTGCTGGATTGTCAAATACAGCT GGGTGGTGGCATGTCTGCAGGCAAGCAAGTGGATCCCCGAAACTGAGCACGAAGCAGGAGAAGGGCCCCAGCGAAGTCGCATCAACAGATGTAGCTTG CTTCCACCACTCTTCGACGgctgtttcttcttcctcctgggAACCTTTAACATGCCTACCAAAGACGAGCTCACCAAGCTGCTCCGGGAGGGAGGTGGTAAACTACTGAGCCGGCAGCCTAAGCCTGACAGTGATGTGACTCAAACCCTTAATGCTGCAGCCTATCATGCCCTCCCAGGATCTGACCAGGCCCTCTGCACCCAATACATCATCTTTGACCCCCAGGGCCCTCACAAGCCGGCAGTGGTTAGGCGTGGCAAGGTATGGTCAGCTCCCTCCACCTGGCTCATAGACTGCATCGCAGCCTTCTGCCTCCTCCCTGTGCCAGACCCTCAAACATTGATTTAA